A window from Plasmodium gaboni strain SY75 chromosome 9, whole genome shotgun sequence encodes these proteins:
- a CDS encoding putative nucleolar preribosomal assembly protein has protein sequence MNKKEKKKLRYMTKEKRFSIGEIENIDIEKYNTISRFVKNKNRKNALKGKAYIKKLVLRKQKKEEIRNKKALNIPVEKKVPKTIERLSIFDDNKISLENEKFLLNENCIDEFSDYFKNQKEPNIIITSIKRPSKNTILFMKELSLTFPHIFYEPRLDHSIEYLINNSIQNQFSTFILVEQGIDNHPKYLFICTLPNGPTAKYSLSNIFYAHKQKSNIEITTLAPEVYITNFNTFIGERIKRQLHTLVPFKPEYKSQKVVVFYNQRDFIFFRHYKYNFVDKKKCNLSEIGPGFTLQLLSLKDGLINDKEKMYEFVIRPDMKVNRKKMYL, from the exons atgaataagaaagaaaaaaaaaagttaaGATATATGACCAAGGAGAAACGCTTCTCCATAGGGGAGATAGAAAATATTGATATTgagaaatataatacaatatctagatttgtaaaaaataagaatagAAAAAATGCTTTAAAAGGTAAGgcatatattaaaaaattagtATTACGTAAACAAAAGAAAGAGGAgataagaaataaaaaagcTTTAAATATTCCAGTTGAAAAAAAGGTACCAAAGACAATTGAAAGATTATCAATATTTGATGacaataaaatatcttTAGAGAATGagaaatttttattaaatgaaaattgTATAGATGAATTTAGtgattattttaaaaatcaaaaagaacccaatataattataacatCAATAAAAAGACCATCAAAAAAtactatattatttatgaaaGAATTATCATTAACATTTCctcatatattttatgaacCCAGATTAGATCATTCTATAGAATACttaattaataattctaTACAAAATCAATTTTCTACTTTTATATTAGTTGAACAAGGTATAGATAATCATCCAAAATATTTGTTCATATGTACATTACCCAATGGACCCACTGCCAAATATTCTTTAAgcaatattttttatgcACATAAACAAAAATCTAATATCGAAATAACAACTCTAGCTCCAGAAGTGTATATAACAAATTTTAATACGTTTATAGGAGAGAGGATTAAGAGACAGTTACATACCCTAGTACCATTCAAGCCAGAATATAAATCACAAAAAGTTGTAGTTTTTTATAACCAAAGagattttatattttttcgTCATTATAA atataattttgttgataagaaaaaatgtAATTTGAGTGAAATAGGTCCAGGATTTACCCTACAACTACTAAGTCTTAAG GATGGGCTAATTAATGATAAGGAGAAAATGTACGAATTTGTAATTCGACCTGACATGAAAGttaatagaaaaaaaatgtatctctaa
- a CDS encoding putative ubiquitin-like protein has protein sequence MEEERNTIKIKIKSINNDEYELNVKDDLNIEELKGIIAEKRNVNINDIRLIYQGQCLLNEKKLCDYNIQNDHIIHLVVRKKDNNTNNNNNNNNSNAEHVNDNMNNNRTYEHVNEPLNFNFIPNMNQPNNGNQANNNIPNNSSIPFYFTHMRLSRNDNMENDLMGQNNICSLLNDIMSQVNISPNFIYGAAAAAATSAANAHENIFANMMNQNMADMNMNANQRRESTGEKNNTTATSNNNNNNNNSNSNSNSANNNNNNSSGHNYNNSYSAQTNYNEEEQNQHKENADGSPNKDNRASSNSTSNFIQNEKKDNKQRNVKEEEDLEEEKSFNQRDYYKDNKKDTKIYDEEQEDKHKDNSHNKNSIDMHRNKYDRDDTKYESDEKKYKSDEKKLESYDEKENLEKKKKRKNKVNDKKIYHKNEIHGKHEYNSNNSESSSDGEKSNSSYSALYTSNEEDEEKEDENKKYNDLKKKNKTKITNKHKNKKYYDSNSSISPNEDSYVERIRKEDRFRNEYDNLLEPKFHYPYMYNMNPMNHINHMNMVGPYQTPHNFVYNKNFSKHTYPFLGAPSIIKGLKNERNKKKKRSKHNYQRDDYLSETCDNVKDIKLEDYLKSKELKEKKKNEKKNKDKNESKRKETFKDSIKENMKDNIKDYMKNKKYREHFTKHIYNNNTVDLNNSNNIYNPNIATSKNIMDMSNLIKNSNECYSGGIEDSYFSKNNYENIVPFNDLERNNQLIRNDSLRRNSRIVYNDENIEDEEYLSSENSVSANMRSIQMTSNNRRNSAIRRSHMKSLNDMNDSEYNNFEINIPWRVIEQLLLLLEEETGYRRPDLSSYIHSYYNSNSIYVFFYLFVHINNIINSIIIQFNHANILNNDITMSSFSRISLILSLASVIFSRLSSFFYVFYDNFYYPNFSNSYNRYPGSINHEFLRQIRNLYFSNNNYNNNNNNNMHNNMNTNFYSYNHDPIYRNSNIHGANHPINNHNNNYYYANPFFRNSTYPNSTGNININADMYSSVNNVNNNMNRNNYYPLPYDMRNTVNRTNLQQEFEDYYKNYLPNVADNKNMILRKDYSVSHKEGGNNYNMNGKEDNYRSSRAHKLSNNDNYLERYKPRGKQSMNDNNNENDIDNNNNNNNNNNEYYNNNNNNEYYNSNNPFAQLDRQAGKHLSHKMQKKTNDENDKDKKKKNHIKKKSSNENNLFKDTNSYKSKSDSHTSSDASSHHEEKQEKKNNLLNANASNKLNENSDNNAENLQKEDNKISSQDNELINDNKNDTNVENKVKVNDDLVNDNFIYYDSNIDDIYEKSDEEKEKELQKEEYNKGYVVEPDDDDDDINNDINNHNHNSYEERQNTPIDANLNVVNNIINNEYDNVHIIENQNDIAQTPIPNINFSSLLNSVQNHMAHNDINEEQPNDKFEGVPDEVKERYTNWVENSHIFSGQMIKICRNKRPLSHAYIGSNGSKDNISYSNFLPFLWKKNMSSLNVEYDLEITDELLNAFDFHVLEFIKKSIKNNEDYKSEKFKYPNLSLCEELFEEMEQNKDN, from the exons atgGAGGAAGAAAGGAATAcaataaagataaaaataaaaagcATAAACAATGACGAATATGAACTAAATGTAAAAGACGATTTGAATATAGAAGAATTAAAAGGTATAATTGCTGAAAAGAGaaatgttaatataaatgatataagATTAATATATCAAGGACAAtgtttattaaatgaaaagaaattatgtgattataatatacaaaatgatcatataatacatttaGTTGTTAGAAAAAAggataataatacaaacaacaacaataataataataatagtaatgCAGAACATgttaatgataatatgaataataataggACTTATGAACATGTGAATGAACcattaaattttaatttcattCCTAATATGAATCAGCCAAATAATGGAAACCAAgcaaataataatataccAAACAATTCATCTATACCATTTTATTTTACGCATATGAGATTATCAAGAAATGATAATATGGAAAATGATTTAATGGgtcaaaataatatatgttcattattaaatgatattatGAGTCAAGTTAATATAAGCCcaaattttatttatggAGCAGCAGCTGCTGCAGCAACCAGTGCAGCAAATGCCcatgaaaatatttttgcTAATATGATGAACCAGAATATGGCAGATATGAATATGAATGCTAATCAGAGAAGAGAAAGCACaggagaaaaaaataacacAACAGCTACGagtaataataacaataataataataatagtaatagtaatagtaatagtgctaataataataataataatagtagtggtcataattataacaaTTCTTATTCTGCACAaacaaattataatgaagaagaaCAGAACCAACATAAAGAGAATGCAGACGGATCACCAAATAAGGACAATCGTGCAAGCAGTAATAGTACATCTAATTTTAttcaaaatgaaaagaaagATAATAAACAAAGAAATGTAAAAGAGGAAGAAGATTtagaagaagaaaaatcTTTCAATCAACGAGATTATTATAAGGATAACAAAAAGGATACTAAAATTTATGATGAAGAACAAGAGGATAAACACAAAGATAATTCCCATAATAAGAACTCAATTGATATGcatagaaataaatatgatagAGATGATACAAAATATGAAAgtgatgaaaaaaaatataaaagtgatgaaaaaaaattagaaagttatgatgaaaaagaaaatttagaaaaaaaaaagaaaagaaaaaataaagttaatgataaaaaaatatatcacAAAAATGAGATACATGGAAAACATGAATACAATTCGAACAATTCTGAAAGTAGCTCAGATGGAGAAAAATCAAATAGTTCTTATTCAGCTTTGTATACTAGTAATGAGgaagatgaagaaaaagaagatgaaaataaaaaatataatgatctgaaaaaaaagaacaaaacaaaaatcacaaataaacataaaaacaaaaaatattacgATTCCAATAGTAGTATATCTCCTAATGAAGATTCTTATGTTGAACGAATTAGAAAAGAAGATAGATTTAGAAAtgaatatgataatttGTTAGAACCAAAATTTCATTACccatatatgtataatatgAACCCAATGAATCATATAAATCATATGAATATGGTAGGTCCATATCAAACACCAcataattttgtttataataaaaatttcaGCAAACATACTTATCCATTTCTAGGAGCTCCTTCAATAATAAAAGGCTTAAAGAATGAAaggaataaaaaaaaaaagagaagTAAACATAATTATCAAAGAGATGACTACTTAAGTGAAACATGTGATAATGTGAAGGATATTAAATTAGAAgattatttaaaaagtaaagaattgaaagaaaagaaaaaaaatgaaaaaaaaaataaagataaaaatgaaagCAAAAGGAAAGAAACTTTCAAAGATAGTATCaaagaaaatatgaaagataatattaaagattatatgaaaaataaaaaatatagagAACATTTTAcaaaacatatatacaataaCAATACAGTAGATCttaataatagtaataatatatataatccAAATATAGCTACAtctaaaaatattatgGATATGTCgaatttaataaaaaattcCAATGAATGTTATTCTGGAGGTATAGAAGATAGctatttttcaaaaaataattatgagAATATTGTACCATTTAATGATTTAGAAAGAAATAATCAATTAATTAGAAACGATTCATTAAGAAGAAATTCAAGAATTGtttataatgatgaaaatatagaaGATGAAGAATATTTATCATCAGAAAATTCTGTGTCTGCAAATATGAGATCTATACAAATGACTAGTAATAATAGAAGAAATAGTGCTATAAGAAGAAGTCATATGAAATCTTTAAATGATATGAATGATTcagaatataataattttgaaataaatattccTTGGAGAGTTATAGAACagttattattattattagaagAAGAAACAGGATATAGAAGACCAGatttatcatcatatatacattcttattataattctaattctatatatgtatttttttatttatttgttcatattaataatataattaatagTATTATAATACAATTTAATCATGCAAATATACTTAATAATGACATTACCATGTCATCTTTTTCAAGAATTAgtttaatattatctttaGCATCGGTTATATTTTCTAGATTATCAAGTTTTTTCTATGttttttatgataatttCTATTATCCAAATTTTTCGAATTCATATAATAGGTATCCAGGATCTATAAATCACGAATTCTTGAGACAAATAagaaatttatatttttctaataacaattataataataataataataataatatgcataataatatgaatacGAATTTTTATAGTTATAATCATGATCctatatatagaaatagTAATATACATGGTGCTAATCATCCTAttaataatcataataataattattattatgcTAATCCATTTTTTAGAAATAGCACATATCCTAATAGTACAGgtaatattaatataaatgcTGATATGTATAGTAGTGTAAataatgttaataataatatgaatcgaaataattattatccTCTACCATATGATATGAGAAATACTGTGAATCGAACGAACCTACAACAAGAATTTGaagattattataaaaattatttacCAAACGTTGctgataataaaaatatgatcCTTAGAAAAGATTATTCAGTTAGTCATAAAGAAGGAggaaataattataatatgaatggAAAGGAAGATAATTATAGGAGTAGTAGAGCTCACaaattatcaaataatgataattatttgGAAAGGTATAAACCACGAGGTAAACAAAGCATGAATGATAACAACaatgaaaatgatattgataataataataataataataataataacaacgaatattataataataataataataacgaatattataatagtaataaCCCTTTTGCTCAGTTAGATAGACAAGCAGGAAAACATTTATCACATAAAAtgcaaaaaaaaacaaatgatgaaaatgataaagacaagaaaaaaaaaaatcatattaaaaaaaaaagttcaaatgaaaataatttatttaaagaTACTAATTCTTATAAAAGCAAAAGTGATAGCCATACTTCTAGTGATGCATCAAGTCATCATGAAGaaaaacaagaaaaaaagaacaatCTGCTTAATGCAAATGCatcaaataaattaaatgaaaatagTGATAACAATGCAGAGAATCTACAaaaagaagataataaaatatctaGTCAAGATAACGAATTaattaatgataataaaaatgatacaAATGTTGAAAACAAAGTAAAAGTAAATGATGACCTTGTAAATGataatttcatttattatgatagtaatatagatgatatatatgaaaagtcagatgaagaaaaagaaaaagaattaCAAAAGGAAGAATATAACAAAGGTTATGTAGTAGAACCagatgatgatgatgatgatattaataatgatattaataatcATAATCATAATAGTTATGAAGAAAGACAAAACACGCCTATTGATGCAAATTTGAATGTagtaaataatattataaataatgaatatgatAATGTGCATATTATTGAAAACCAAAATGATATAGCTCAAACCCCTATTCcaaatattaatttttcaaGCCTTTTGAATAGTGTACAAAACCATATGGCACATAATGACATTAATGAGGAGCAGCCAAATGATAAG TTTGAAGGCGTACCCGATGAAGTAAAAGAGAGATACACAAACTGGGTTGAAAATTCTCACATTTTTTCGGGACAg atgataaaaatttgTAGGAATAAGAGACCATTGAGTCATGCATACATTGGAAGTAATGGTTCAAAGgataatatatcttataGTAATTTCTTGCCCTTTttatggaaaaaaaatatgagTTCATTAAATGTAGAATATGATTTAGAAATAACTgatgaattattaaatgcCTTTGATTTTCACGTACTtgaatttataaaaaaatctATTAAGAATAATGAAGATTATAAAAGTGAGAAATTTAAATATCCAAATCTTTCTCTTTGTGAAGAATTATTTGAAGAAATGGAACAAAATAAGGACAACTGA
- a CDS encoding hypothetical protein (conserved Plasmodium protein, unknown function), with product MDLKKCVINLILLFYINKFICYFCFSHNYFGRKNNCFFFLNKNNYIKNINIIDPVKKLSNFELNLIFRKLKDQSMVKSIPGHVRRKKKKKKKKKGKQDEEPKKKVNKKLARRKLLKFYKLKRKNEGKEENVFDDKEKYSVFDYIEDKMNNNSSNNLFNNKPEINMKENDQLINEKKKKENILLGEKNEEEEQQKYILQQEENITSDEDITNNKNVEDDKYNDLENVENNDTETLLSENEQEKTKKKKKKLKKLKKNMHIGKYNRKIYTYKKKVSIDTIHEYILNKQLKDKYILRRDSLKNVFVNMPLFNFYNFYNFFQIDHVEKYNKSKILNLIYYYLYKYKNNVDNKTKYDLIKIDDIMQKYDKITDDKIKMNHYLEYYINMNNNKYLYMNIDKDYTLKKKITDAFTISNINKVDSLHIHNYKVIWTIRNVQEKLFWRFREMGNIPLTTSAFTFAGKKSFKLKIWLDGHKSSKKNYVSIGLKQLEKYSILDEYICFSLNGIVRGPFTYMSKEYYQNCYNFCKFDELDLQNDELQLSVYVHDGIV from the exons atggatttgaaaaaatgtgttattaatttgattcttttattttatattaacaagtttatatgttatttttgttttagTCATAATTACTTTGGAAGGAAAAATaattgttttttctttttgaataaaaataattatataaaaaatatcaaCATTATTGATCCAGTTAAGAAACTTTCGAACTTTGAACTTAATCTGATTTTTAGAAAGTTGAAAGATCAATCGATGGTCAAAAGTATTCCTGGTCATGTgagaagaaaaaagaaaaagaagaagaaaaaaaaagggaaACAAGATGAAGAACCAAAAAAGAAAgttaacaaaaaattagCAAGGAGGAAATTACTTAAATTCTATAAActtaaaagaaaaaatgaaggAAAGGAAGAAAATGTTTTCgatgataaagaaaaatattctgtatttgattatattgaagacaaaatgaataataattcatcaaataatttatttaataataagCCTGAAATTAATATGAAAGAAAATGATCAATTAATtaatgagaaaaaaaaaaaggaaaatatattattaggagagaaaaatgaagaagaagaacaacaaaaatatatattacaacAAGAGGAAAATATAACAAGTGATGAGGATATAAcgaataataaaaatgttgaagatgataaatataatgatttaGAAAATGTCGAAAATAATGATACAGAAACATTATTAAGTGAAAATGAACAAGAGaaaaccaaaaaaaaaaaaaaaaaattaaaaaaattgaaaaaaaatatgcatattggaaaatataatagaaaaatatatacatataaaaaaaaagtttcTATAGATACTATTcatgaatatatattaaacaaacaattaaaagataaatatatattaagaagAGATTCTTTAAAGAATGTTTTTGTAAACATGCCGctatttaatttttataatttctaTAACTTCTTTCAAATAGATCATGTcgaaaaatataacaagtctaaaattttaaatttaatttattattatttatataaatataaaaacaatgTTGATAATAAAACCAAATATGATCTTATCAAAATAGATGATATAATGCAAAAGTATGATAAAATCACAGATgacaaaataaaaatgaatcattatttagaatattatattaatatgaataataataaatatttatatatgaatatagACAAAGATTATActttgaaaaaaaaaatcacCGATGCTTTTACAATCAGTAATATAAACAAGGTTGATTCACTTCACatacataattataagGTTATATGGACAATAAGGAACGTTCAAGAG AAATTATTTTGGAGATTCAGAGAAATGGGAAACATTCCTTTGACTACTTCTGCCTTCACCTTTGCAGGGAAAAAATCATTCAAGTTGAAAATATGGTTAGATGGGCATAAGTCgtcaaaaaaaaa TTATGTAAGTATTGGCTTGAAACAACTTGAAAAGTATTCTATACTCGATGAATATATATGCTTTTCTCTTAATGGTATTGTTAGAGGACCCTTTACCTATATGTCTAAAGAATATTATCAGAattgttataatttttgtaaATTCGATGAACTTGATTTACAAAACGATGAATTACAATTAAGTGTTTATGTGCATGATGGTATTGTTTAG
- a CDS encoding hypothetical protein (conserved Plasmodium protein, unknown function) gives MLNLSSLLISKKNIKDDGNNSSENEVGGNNDISSANNDCVKIKLINMQEYKTKKLLDERKNVNVWSANNKKDNDKKEKKKEKKKEQPKKKESVVNKPKVVDEKDTKKIENKDMEDKNVAPKKLFVPSAIKQQQQKEALKNKQAPKKEEELFPDLIQSKKSNKTEKDKKKTQPAKKSKKEKVDKKQHEPTKEQENEFPKIEEIEKIHFNIFDIIDMEKQTYEHIVRNSEKVLEKYKNRSKFVDSTIMCN, from the coding sequence ATGCTTAACCTCAGCAGCTTATTAATATCAAAAAAGAACATCAAGGATGATGGAAATAATTCCTCAGAAAATGAGGTAGGCGGAAATAATGATATTTCATCGGCAAATAATGATTGTGTTAAGATTAAGTTAATTAATATGCAGgaatataaaacaaaaaaattgttAGATGAACGTAAGAATGTAAATGTTTGGAGTgcaaataataaaaaagataatgataagaaagaaaagaaaaaagagaaaaaaaaagaacagccaaagaaaaaagaatcAGTAGTAAACAAGCCAAAAGTTGTAGATGAAAAAgatacaaaaaaaattgaaaataaagatatggaagataaaaatgtagctcctaaaaaattatttgtaCCTTCCGCAATTaaacaacaacaacaaaaagaagctttaaaaaataaacaagctcctaaaaaagaagaagaatTATTCCCAGATTTAATACAATCAAAAAAATCTAATAAAACTGAAAAagataagaaaaaaacacaacctgcaaaaaaaagtaaaaaagaaaaagtaGATAAAAAACAACATGAGCCTACGAAAGAACAAGAAAATGAATTTCCAAAAATTGAAgaaattgaaaaaattcattttaacatttttgatattattGATATGGAAAAACAAACATACGAACATATAGTTAGAAATTCAGAAAAAGTATTagagaaatataaaaacagAAGCAAATTTGTAGATTCAACGATTATGTGTAACTAA
- a CDS encoding dynein intermediate chain 2, ciliary, with protein sequence MKSNLEKKKKKKVQGTTGDIKVTSTEDAENDKRRASIKNNKNETFSRFLFPKNPRAFTNLIEYSFSNEQFVTIENIDHTVFHLDIKSCLVLKDSNEGKNQIELIKKKIEKANAFTLLKDNDYIYHKPKNCFDYIDRYSQTVPRSSKDECTKTEPQEINEICDTVSQSIIYDAYLQEFQKISNGADGNDKEKYNNDKKDNDDKSKKNNSLSMGLLSDNAASSYSGGCSDDDKIRGILFSSASSCSNRTDIFSDNDECENNKDNYEDASDEYLDYDDNNYEDYDDEDNNDDYNDGNIYDNDKNVDINKSSIKKEKDNYDSNMSEEYNKEEEYKDCSFIDEKLKKNKNHLDKINKNNEMRKTKQMRKGEKKKRIKKESISGKHELYFINYKDINEQKHKQLNFIYHDNNIKKNDKKILYKKNFLKTLKLMDRIYNKNNEEEIYLSYKNKNNKNILTKLWIFSLNTYQLVVTDIKFHPLYEDLFAISFKNNDFKINMGILCCFTFKNTKNPEHFLKTNFHIHSIEWSTINTSIIIVGLSNGNICIYDLKKNKKESLIFESNFKELYNRDIISQIIFHPQIKIFYSVSYDGYIYQWKYNHKFTVGEKLLTLEKDIDDYNNTLNIIHTQSITCIDFNPFKINLFLIGTNKGKIYLYSSTYSDHYLNIYNEHTMSINSLSYNKFKRDIFISSSYDWTIRIWTQKRKTSLIIFDIKECVYDVKWSPSLSTCFFVISSNGTGKLHIYDLSIDINKEIICEIITKKRKLRKLCVNKFNEVILIGEENGYIYSYKISYSFNPDYMDYLKGKRNEYFQIEIMDSFLSKVK encoded by the exons atgaaatctaatttagaaaaaaagaaaaaaaaaaaagttcAAGGTACTACAGGGGATATAAAAGTTACATCAACAGAAGATGCAGAAAATGACAAAAGGAGAGCatcaataaaaaataat AAAAACGAGACGTTCAGTCGATTTTTATTTCCAAAGAATCCAAGGGCATTTACTAACCTTATAGAATATTCTTTTTCAAATGAACAATTTGTAACAATAGAAAATATTGACCACACTGTTTTTCATCTAGATATAAAATC CTGTTTAGTATTGAAAGATAGTAACGAAGGAAAGAACCAAATcgaattaataaaaaaaaaaattgaaaaagCAAATGCTTTTACTCTTTTAAAAGATAACG attatatttatcataaGCCAAAAAATTGTTTTGATTATATTGATAGATATTCCCAAACAGTGCCAAGATCATCTAA agATGAATGTACTAAAACTGAACCACAAGAAATAAACGAAATATGTGACACAG TTTCACAGTCAATAATATACGATGCCTATCTGCAAGaatttcaaaaaatttCAAACGGAGCAGACGGAAAT GACaaggaaaaatataataatgataagAAAGACAATGATGATAAAAGCAAAAAGAATAATTCTTTAAGCATGGGATTACTTTCAGATAATGCAGCAAGCTCCTATTCAGGAGGATGCTCAGATGATGACAAGATAAGAggtattttattttcttctgCTTCCTCATGTAGTAATAGAACAGATATATTTAGTGATAATGATGAGTGTGAGAATAATAAGGATAACTATGAAGATGCTAGTGATGAATATTTGgattatgatgataataattatgaagattatgatgatgaggataataatgatgattataatgatggtaatatttatgataatgataaaaatgtagatataaataaaagtagtataaaaaaggaaaaagaTAATTATGATAGTAATATGAGtgaagaatataataaagaagaagaatataaagattgttcatttatagatgaaaaattaaagaaaaataaaaaccatttagataaaataaataaaaataacgagatgagaaaaacaaaacaaatGAGAAAAGGggagaaaaaaaaaagaataaaaaaagaatcTATTAGTGGAAAACatgaattatattttataaattataaagatattaatgaacaaaaacataaacaattaaattttatatatcatgataataatataaaaaagaatgataaaaaaatattatataaaaagaattttttaaaaacattaaaattaatggatagaatatataataaaaataatgaagaagaaatatatttatcctataaaaataaaaataataaaaatattttaacaaaattatggattttttctttaaatacATATCAATTAGTTGTAACTGATATAAAATTTCATCCATTGTATGAGGATTTATTTGctatatcatttaaaaataatgattttaaaataaatatgggtatattatgttgttttacatttaaaaatacaaaaaatcCTGAACATTTTCTTAAGACAAATTTTCATATACATTCCATTGAATGGTCTACTATTAATACATCTATAATAATTGTTGGTTTGTCTAATGgaaatatatgtatatatgatttaaaaaaaaataaaaaagaatctttaatttttgaaagtaattttaaagaattatataatagaGATATTATATCACAAATTATATTCCATCCTCAAATCAAAATCTTTTATTCTGTTTCATATgatggatatatatatcaatggaaatataatcataaatTTACAGTGGgagaaaaattattaaccttagaaaaagatattgatgattataataatacattaaatataatacatacaCAATCTATTACATGTATAGATTTTAATccttttaaaataaatttattcCTTATAGGAACTaataaaggaaaaatatatctatacTCAAGTACATATTCAgatcattatttaaatatatataatgagCATACTATGTCTATCAATTctttatcatataataaatttaaaagggacatttttatatcttccTCGTATGATTGGACAATAAGAATATGGACTCAAAAGAGGAAAACATCcttaataatatttgaCATCAAAGAg TGCGTATATGATGTTAAGTGGTCTCCTTCTTTATCCACCTGCTTTTTTGTTATAAGTTCCAATGGAACCGGCAAATTGCATATATACGATTTAAGCATAGacataaataaagaaataatttgtgaaattataacaaaaaaaaggaaattaAGAAAACTGTGtgtaaataaatttaatgaAGTTATATTAATAGGAGAAGAAAATGGTTAcatttattcatataaaatatcttATTCATTTAATCCGGATTATATGGATTATTTAAAAGGTAAGCGTAATGAATACTTTCAAATTGAAATTATGGATTCCTTCTTAAGCAAAGTCAAatga